One part of the Candidatus Flexicrinis affinis genome encodes these proteins:
- a CDS encoding WD40 repeat domain-containing protein, protein MYSLEDEHVARLFQPDPVSVYGPTTTSTALSNSRTRYAVAERYANRVYIWDIESSAGVEDDFWAEPNSTVFEGYGEVDVQAIAWRHDDAVVASLSEDFKLRFWDPNTGQQYAETTLPPDASTNQIVWSADGSEILYVTMDAELESVPVSGLSVPPPSTPTPAGQ, encoded by the coding sequence GTGTACTCACTCGAGGACGAACACGTTGCACGCCTGTTCCAGCCAGATCCAGTGAGCGTGTATGGTCCGACTACGACCAGTACTGCGCTCTCCAATTCGCGCACGCGCTACGCGGTTGCGGAACGGTACGCCAATCGAGTCTACATCTGGGACATTGAAAGCAGCGCAGGCGTCGAGGACGACTTCTGGGCGGAACCGAACTCAACCGTCTTCGAGGGATACGGTGAAGTGGACGTGCAGGCGATTGCGTGGCGGCATGACGATGCGGTCGTCGCCAGCCTGAGCGAAGACTTCAAGCTGCGGTTCTGGGACCCGAACACCGGCCAGCAATACGCAGAGACGACGCTGCCGCCGGATGCGTCGACCAACCAGATCGTATGGTCGGCGGACGGGTCGGAGATTTTGTACGTCACGATGGACGCAGAGTTGGAGTCTGTGCCGGTGTCGGGGCTGTCCGTGCCACCGCCGAGCACACCGACTCCCGCGGGGCAGTGA